In the Salvia miltiorrhiza cultivar Shanhuang (shh) chromosome 8, IMPLAD_Smil_shh, whole genome shotgun sequence genome, GAGAAGATTGGTGTCATGTAAAGAAGCTGCCTCACTAAATCGCAATGGCCATTGATAGCAGCCCAATCTTTCGGAGAAGTAAACCACCATTGATCTATTGTGCTATCCCATCTCAACGGGATGTATGTggaaggaggaggaggagaattcatttgaatttatCTACAAACCTAACTCAGTTGCTAAGTGTGTTCACGAAAAGtttgtaatttctttttatttttgtttggtaaaagaagaaaagagaaagggAAGAAGACTAGCAGAGGTAATCGAGGTAATCCTCTGAACCATTAAAGAAGGCTATACAAGGAGGCTATATGAATTATAAAtttaagggaaaattgcacctaaatacacaaactttgtcgaaaatccatatttgacgcgaagttaggattttacattttaatacaccaatttaagaagttgttcaattttgacacaattttgaattccggcgaccgggatattgacgtggcagccggaatcgccacgtcatcaccacgtcacacacacacacacactccactctctctctctcacaccccactctctctctccttccacACGTCagctcccccctccccccagcCACCCCGGTCGGACCCTCCTCCTCCCCACACCACCGCCGTCGAGCCCCCAACCGTAAACCCTCCCTCCCGCCGTCGAGCCCCCAGCCGCAAaccctcactctctctcacctTCCCCAAACACCTTACACCACCTCCCAAACTCATATGGCGCCTCCCCTCAGATCCAGACGGCGGAGGGCACTCGGCGGTGGGAGATCCCCTCAAATCCAGAGCTAGGGTTTTTGTCTCGCCAAGCTGCCACTGCAGCGCCGTCGCCTCCTCTCTGGTCAAGGGCGTGTCATCATCGCACGAACACCAGAAAACTCAGATCGAATTTTCCCCGCGAATGAGAAGTCCCGTCCCCGCCTCCTTTCCTGCCCCGCCGAATCGCGCCACCACTGAACGAATTCACGCCACCATCAAACGAGACGTCAAAGGGCGGCGCTGTTGCTGCTCTTCGAGCtttggtagagagagagagagagaacatagAGACAAGGGTGACGACGGTGGGAGGGAGGGTTTACGGTTGGGGGCTCGACGGCGGTGGTGTGGGGAGGAGGAGGGTCCGACCGGGGTGgctggggggaggggggagctGACGTgtggaaggagagagagagtggggtgtgagagagagagagtggagtgtgtgtgtgtgtgtgacgtggtgatgacgtggcgattccggctgccacgtcaatatcccggtcgccggaattcaaaattgtgtcaaaattgaacaacttcttaaattggtgtattaaaatgtaaaatcctaacttcgcgtcaaatatggattttcgacaaagtttgtgtatttaggtgcaattttccctaaatttaactataatatgaattatatttaattggaAGCTATATGAATTGTAGGACAAATTTgtaaacttataattattttttattattattttatacaaGAGGCTATATTGAATAAAATGAGGGTTGTGAATAAAATCACCCTTTTGTAAATAAACTTCAAAGTTAGTTATGTCACAACTAACctaatagaaataaacaagagtAACTAATTAAAGCACTTTTATACGCTCATACAAAATTGGGCTAACCCAACTTTCGTGTCAAATTGGCCCCAAAATTGTTTCCTGTTCAAATCCGGACCTAATATTTAGGGATATTGCTGTGTAAATATTCGAAATTTTCCcattttttagttttacatCCAAATTTTAAAGTCTGTCTATAAATAAatggagttttttttttgcacACGATTTCAAAATACTTCTAAATCATTGCTGACATGGCAGTCAGATTGATTGACGTGACAGTTTCACACTTTCTAAGACATGGTCGTTTTTGTTCCAacgttttttaatttttgtatttaggGCATTTTAGCGGGATTATTTTTGCAGAATAGATTAGgaatcaaaattgaaaattgagaaGAGATTTGGGCAACGAACTATAACGAGAAGAACTGAGCGAAGTAAGAAGAAGAAGTGTAACAAGTCGACAACATCATGAAACTAGCTCGTAGATGAATAGTGGCACTGAAACTCAAATCTTCTGGCTTGGGATCGGGGTCGGCGAAAGGAACAAGATTGGGAAACAGAGAAAGGGATGAAAATTTGGGACTGGGGTCTGGGAGCTGGGAAGTGGGAAGCAAAGGGGAcgacaaatttttttttggggggaggggcggtgtttttctattttcttttttagatttcaatttggttaaaataaaatttttactttaaaCTATTAGTAAATATTGAAATAGAATAATTAAAGAGTATTTTAGTAAGAATGTttataattgatatatttttaatattatgattattattaacCTTGGTTTAagtaaaatgattattttaatatttgagcCGAGTAAGACGGCTCTAAGGAGATTTACCTAGAAAAAGGAGGAGGAACAGAGTAGTCACTCGTCTCTTCACTTTGGGCTTTCCCTTTCACTAGAACGAAGCGTGAAAGGGATGGATGTCTGACGGGTTGAAACAACCTATCTTGAAAACAATAGTATTGACTATTGATAGGAGTAATGGGGTTCGAATCCCTCTCCATCCACGAGGTCATAAGTTATCTTTTGCCTCATCTATAGATAATAATGAATCGGATCGACTTGACTGATCATATTTTGTCTCGTCGAAAAAGTTTATCCggtgtaaaataaaaaagaatataaagTTCATGTATCTATaggtaaattttaaaattcgattgtaaaatcagaaaatggaaaaagttCAAATATTCACGTGCTAATACTCCAAACTTTTATAGCATTACATGCAATTGAGTGGATTAATGACTAGGTCTTACGACCTCCAATCATATTCAACAATTATTGATTCAATTAGGGATTGAAATAACAAAGGGTTATGATAGAATTGCATTAGAGTCAACAGAAATTAAGACGCAAAATTAactcaaaaaagaagaagaaattgagaCGCAAAATTCGAATTAAAGTAaaacaaatattattattattattattattattattagtaagACGCAAAATTCTAATTAAGAGAATCGCTGTGTCCATTCATTTATGAATATGGGGGAAATTTATATTtagcctataaaataaataatatattcaatAGAGCCACAAGTATAAAACTATAGTAAAAGTAGCCATTTTATAGTAAAAAGACAAGTATATCCTCAGTGAGGACCACAAATAATAtaactataatatattaaaaaaaatcaacaaaaatccctctctttctcttctctctctcgatttTTTAGTATCTGCAAAaataactctctctctctcgattgtTCGAATACTTAAACCAAAATTAGGCATAATTACTTTCTAAGGCCAACAGTTtgttatctaaaaaaaaaaaaatagccgaACAGTTGATGCATATATGTTGTCTGTTGACCAATTGGTGGGGCGACTAAGGGAACCAATCAATTTGCTAACTTCGTTTATTTCCAAAGGTCCAAAATTTCTAAGATAGTTGTTAGATTAATGAAAGTTAAAACTTACAACTTTGTAAGAGAATCCACATAAATATTAATGAAGTAACTTAATATTTATACGAATAATGAGTCATATTGTTGTTTTGAAGACAATGTTGTGTAAAGATTATGAAAACTACTCAATTGACTCATTGCACCAATTTATAATGATGGATCAATTCAAAAATCGATCTAAAATCAATCATCCTATACGGTGCACGAGATTAGGGTACACGAATCATTCGTGTACCCTAATCTCGTGCACCGTATAGGATGACTGATTTTAGATCGATTTTTAAATTAATCGATCATTATAAATTGGTGCAATGAGCCAATTGAGTAGTTTTTATAATCTTTACTAAGAATGTCTTTAAAACAACAATATGGCTTATTATTCGTATAAATCTTAAGTTACTTCATTAATATTTATGTGGATTCTCTTACAAAGTTCTAAGTTTCAACTTTCACTAATCTAATAGagaattcaataaaattatgttaAGTAAGTTTATTTTGAGATTTGAAGCATAATTctcaatgaaaatgaaaatgttaacaTCCATATCGATGCCAAATCATTTAAAAGTATGTTATTTGATTTCGTGTCTAGTGTCGTGTCCAAAAGGTAATAGTCGTGTACAATATCTCGTGCACACTTGAACATGTTCTTCAATACACGACATAGTACACAAAATAAGACACAATACCTGTAAATAGATACACGAAAGAGTACACAGAACCAATAAACATAAACACGAAACAGTACACGAAAgctgtttttatttattaatatcaatTGCACGAAGTCGTACACAAAACCTATTTCTTCAGTACACGAATAGTACACGAAATCTATAAATTAGAACACAAAGACATACACGAAACCTGGCATCATCCACAGTTATCAAGTGCACGAAATTGTACACAAAAACCTGGTTCTTCAGTACACAAATAGTACACGATTACATAATTTAAGCACAATTTCATCCTACAACCAACAAAAGCTCCAACAATCCATCCATCCACAATAACAACATAGTCCAAAATGATAAGCGCTGGAGTCGCGCCGGAGAGGGAAGCGCCGGAGtcgcgctggagagagagagaggagcggagagagaagagaagcaCCTTCTATTTTCTAATCTGCAAAACAAGTTAATCTGCAAAACAAAGATACGAAAAAAAGTACTCAACAGCTCACTATAAGTCTCCATTTTGTTTCATATCCTTAATGAACAGACCCCACCGTCTTCTTCACATCACAAGCCCACGAAATGAGCttcatatttaaaattaaaaaagaaaagaaaaaagagtagCTGATAAAAACACAAAGCAAGTTAATTAAGAAAGCAATTTATCATCGATTTGGCAAATGCAATGAGTATAGATATGTCGTCCAATCTCCCCCCTTCTCAGCCCAGAGATCTTTTCGCCTCTGCTCCagctctctcactctctcttgtactctccctctctctctctctactttcctttttctttttaaataaaatagtaaataaatTGTTTTGCATGTAATTTCGAATTAGTTACGtggttttttaattttattctcgTTTTTGTGAAAGGCTGGTATTTTCCAAGGTGGCGGAGGCGAGGTGGAGGAGGGGGAGGGCGGGATCGGCGGCGACGCAGTGGAGATAAGCAGCGAGAATTCCGGCGCCGGCAAGTCGCGGTCGGACGACTACTACGAGTTGGCAGCGGAGGGATTAatggatgatgaagatgaagatgaaaatgacggcggcggcggcaagaagaggaagaggaagaaatATCACAGACACACACCCCAACAGATTCGAGAAATGGAAGCGTATGTTTCTCTCTTTAGTCtcctccacacacacacacatgtgtATGTGTGAAAATTACATTCACCATTTTCAAGTTCGTATTAATTTATGTTTGTAATTTCTAGCATGTTCCATTTTTATTTGAGATATATGATGAATATGGCCGGAGAAATCAAAGGAGTAGATTAACGGCTTAAAGAAATAATCAAACAAAGTTAATTGTGATGTCAGCAGGGAACAAAACAAATTTCAAAGCAAGAaaaaatcgagagagagaggagaggagagagagggagggattTTGTGGGCTCCACTGAGGACATACTTGTCATTCCACTAGAAAATGGCTACTTTTACTATAGTTTTATAGTTGTggctttttttaaaattgtttttatattttaggcTACTACTATATATTAACACTATGAATAAGGTAAAAACAATTTTCAAAACCAAAATcacaagagagaaaaaaaaaaagaaataaaagttcATTTGAGAATGACATCACATCACATAGGGTAATTTTAAATGTAGCCtcaattttactctttatagcctcctatattaataaataattaaaattatatttattgtacAATATTGCCCTCATAACCATCGATCATGTATTCctactttattaattaaaaaaaagaaataatctCAAATAACTTATAGCCCCCCAAATGTAGGTAAAATATAACCACAGCAACATCAAACGCATAAATTCGAAGAATTGTATAGCCCCTCACTTCTTCAAAAACCTGAAACTGTGCAGTCGCACGATGCAGGAGTCGCCATTGACGAGAAACAACAGGCGACGATAGTGATTGTTCGATCaagagaaaataattattttcggCCAAGTTCAGAGAGTGGGAGAGATGGGGGAGGTATAACAACATCAAGAGGACAATGTTTGATTGCCAAATTAGTGCGaagaaaaaatttataaaattcaatatttttttttgttgcctTGTTGTTGGGAATTGAAAGGAGAAGAAAAGGACGACTGATGATATTTTCCCTAATCTCATTCATTACTTTTTTTGAGGAAGTTTTCCTAATCGTATTATGATTGAAGAAGAATGGGAGATTTCTTTTCAAGATTCGCCATTTTGCAGAGGGTGAAACTTCATCAATTTTCAAACAATAATAAACATTAAAGCTTAAATATGAACCATTACAAAAGCAATACAGATTCAGAAGCGAGTGAATAATGGTAAAAGCAATACAGATACAGATACAGATACAAAAGCAATACAGATACAGATTCAGATATGGCAGCGATGCGGTGAATAATCTACAACTTTAGGGGTTATACTTTGCAGAATATCATGTATTTTAGGGtggaaatatattaatttattaattgataaattttagaACTAAAAGGTT is a window encoding:
- the LOC131001978 gene encoding homeobox-leucine zipper protein GLABRA 2-like, which codes for MSIDMSSNLPPSQPRDLFASAPALSLSLAGIFQGGGGEVEEGEGGIGGDAVEISSENSGAGKSRSDDYYELAAEGLMDDEDEDENDGGGGKKRKRKKYHRHTPQQIREMEAYVSLFSLLHTHTHVYV